A section of the Myxocyprinus asiaticus isolate MX2 ecotype Aquarium Trade chromosome 40, UBuf_Myxa_2, whole genome shotgun sequence genome encodes:
- the LOC127431241 gene encoding nectin-3-like protein isoform X1 yields the protein MALTMNAHYLRNKPIHPGLNVRLIFMLSFVSGVVYGSQVVVPPKINAVLGKNVTLSCTVQVDTNLSLTQSSWERKLPTGWVTLAVYNPMFGISIPPEYVRRLSFRSPSAHDATIVLEDVGFADIGMYTCKVATFPLGNTQASTTVSVLVEPKVYVSAGSAALIDGGNETTVATCIAERARPPADVSWETNLYGTSEAHMQDDANGTTMTQVHYTWKPNRHAQGHTLTCVVKHPALQSDFRIPYIVNVQFAPDILVLGYEGDWYVGRKNVQLKCRAKANPPAQHFRWIRLDGEMPDGAEVLNNSLVFMSPLQKNDSGVYRCEVANDIGLRSRDISIRVQDPPSTTTMPPTTHVRVLTTDISATAPGNKQRALITSPTLAPLPEGSLGTIVGGAVGGALFLLLLLVLGGVYYQHQRRTFRGDYYTKQYHGPSDMQKAPQPHELQQVYSKGSPDTKLKSNQDNGIIYPDKDREEWGDFDRERSPNGRSRVLREAGAHLSHHNHYNHEHGYHSNNHPSHPQGFSPAHHNPRGSMQPEPRRYAAPQVMSNGSPYLPEDCYDNEYVSHTDGSMISRREWYV from the exons GGGTGGTATATGGCAGTCAAGTGGTTGTCCCCCCTAAGATAAATGCAGTGCTGGGCAAGAACGTCACCCTCAGCTGTACGGTGCAGGTGGACACAAACCTCAGTCTGACCCAGAGCTCCTGGGAGAGGAAGCTGCCCACTGGCTGGGTGACACTGGCTGTGTACAACCCCATGTTCGGCATCTCCATCCCTCCTGAATATGTGCGACGCCTGTCCTTCCGCTCGCCCTCTGCGCACGATGCCACCATTGTGCTGGAAGATGTGGGTTTCGCTGACATAGGCATGTACACCTGCAAGGTGGCCACCTTTCCACTGGGTAACACGCAAGCCTCCACCACCGTCAGTGTGCTAG tGGAACCAAAGGTGTACGTCTCGGCTGGATCTGCCGCTTTGATCGACGGTGGAAATGAAACTACGGTGGCCACCTGCATTGCAGAGAGGGCACGGCCTCCTGCCGACGTCTCCTGGGAGACAAATCTGTATGGTACATCCGAGGCCCACATGCAGGACGACGCCAACGGCACCACTATGACTCAGGTGCACTATACCTGGAAGCCCAACCGTCACGCCCAGGGTCACACGCTAACATGCGTGGTAAAACACCCCGCCCTGCAGAGCGACTTCAGGATCCCCTACATTGTCAACGTGCAGT ttgctCCAGACATCCTGGTGCTGGGCTATGAAGGCGACTGGTATGTGGGCAGGAAGAATGTACAACTGAAGTGTCGAGCCAAAGCCAACCCGCCTGCCCAGCACTTCAGATGGATCAG gtTGGATGGAGAGATGCCAGATGGAGCAGAGGTGCTGAATAACTCTTTGGTGTTTATGAGTCCCCTGCAGAAGAACGACTCTGGAGTTTACAGGTGTGAGGTGGCAAACGACATTGGACTACGCAGTCGGGACATTAGTATACGTGTTCAGG ATCCTCCCTCCACCACCACCATGCCCCCCACCACCCATGTGCGTGTCCTAACCACCGACATCTCTGCCACTGCACCTGGCAATAAGCAGCGAGCGCTCATCACCTCTCCAACCCTGGCACCTCTGCCTGAGGGGAGCCTGGGCACCATTGTTGGTGGGGCAGTGGGCGGAGCCCTCTTCCTCCTGTTGCTGCTTGTTCTGGGTGGAGTTTATTATCAGCATCAGCGTCGGACGTTCCGTGGTGATTATTATACGAAGCAGTACCATGGTCCGTCTGACATGCAGAAGGCTCCTCAACCCCATGAGCTTCAGCAAGTCTACAGCAAGGGTAGCCCTGACACCAAGCTCAAATCCAACCAGGATAATGGCATCATTTACCCAGACAAGGACAGAGAAGAGTGGGGTGACTTCGACCGAGAGCGATCACCCAACGGTCGCAGCAGAGTTCTAAGAGAAGCAGGTGCTCACCTCAGCCACCACAATCATTACAACCATGAGCATGGCTACCACAGCAACAATCACCCCAGTCATCCTCAGGGTTTCAGTCCAGCCCATCACAACCCGAGGGGCTCAATGCAACCAGAACCCCGTAGGTATGCTGCTCCACAAGTCATGAGCAATGGCTCCCCCTACCTGCCAGAGGACTGCTACGACAATGAATATGTGTCGCACACAGATGGTTCCATGATTTCCCGCAGGGAGTGGTATGTCTAA